From a single Drosophila gunungcola strain Sukarami chromosome 2L unlocalized genomic scaffold, Dgunungcola_SK_2 000008F, whole genome shotgun sequence genomic region:
- the LOC128253300 gene encoding nuclear hormone receptor FTZ-F1 beta, which translates to MPNMSSIKAEQQSAPMGGTSGYQLPVNMCTTAVAATTTTTLGAVHSSGGATGSRHNVSVTNIKCELDELPTPNGNLVPVIATYGHGHGHGHGHGHGSLRIPLSGQPSLEEESDSEAELANIESLKVRRRTAADKNGPRPMSWEGELSDAEAEANGGEELMEMEPTIKSEVTPTPLLQPACALQPIKTELENIAGELQQQGKSYPMANSHSHPHSHSHPHSGSKIKLAPTQSDPINLKFEPPLLGDNSPLLAARSKSSSGGHLPLPANPSPDSAIHSVYTHSSPSQSPLTSRHAPYTPSLSRNNSDASHSSCYSYSSEFSPTHSPIQARHAPPAGSLYGNGGVHHQHQHQHQHQHQHSALYRPLKVEASSSSSSSGQEAQNLSMDSSVSGGLDAPSPSPAGISRQQLINSPCPICGDKISGFHYGIFSCESCKGFFKRTVQNRKNYVCVRGGPCQVSISTRKKCPACRFEKCLQKGMKLEAIREDRTRGGRSTYQCSYTLPNSLLSPLLSPDQAAAAAAAAAVATQQQQQQQQQQQQQRLHQLNGFGGVPIPCSSSLPASPSLGGASIKSEEAAETGKHGLRTGSVPPLLQEIMDVEHLWQYTDAELARINQPLSAFASGSSSSSSSSAASSGAHAQPQLTNPLLASAGLSSNGENANPDLIAHLCNVADHRLYKIVKWCKSLPLFKNISIDDQICLLINSWCELLLFSCCFRSIDTPGEIKMSQGRKITLSQAKSNGLQTCIERMLNLTDHLRRLRVDRYEYVAMKVIVLLQSDTTELQEAVKVRECQEKALQSLQAYTLAHYPDTPSKFGELLLRIPDLQRTCQLGKEMLTIKTRDGADFNLLMELLRGEH; encoded by the exons ATGCCAAACATGTCCAGCATCAAAGCGGAGCAGCAGAGTGCTCCCATGGGAGGAACCAGCGGCTATCAGCTGCCAGTCAACATGTGCACCACCGCCGTGGCAGCGACGACCACGACCACTTTGGGCGCGGTCCACTCTAGCGGAGGAGCCACTGGCTCCCGGCACAACGTGTCCGTGACGAACATCAAGTGCGAGCTGGACGAGCTGCCCACGCCGAACGGCAACCTGGTGCCGGTGATCGCCACCTATGGACACGGTcacggacacggacacggGCACGGACACGGTAGCCTGCGGATTCCGCTGAGCGGACAGCCGAGCCTGGAGGAGGAGTCCGACTCGGAGGCGGAGCTGGCGAACATCGAGAGCCTGAAGGTGCGCCGGAGAACGGCGGCGGACAAGAACGGACCGCGACCCATGTCTTGGGAGGGCGAGCTGAGCGATGCCGAGGCCGAGGCCAACGGCGGCGAGGAACTGATGGAAATGGAGCCGACGATCAAGAGCGAGGTCACGCCCACGCCCCTGCTGCAGCCGGCCTGCGCCCTGCAGCCGATCAAAACGGAGCTGGAGAACATTGCCGgcgagctgcagcagcagggcaAGTCCTACCCCATGGCCAACTCCCACTCCCACCCGCACTCCCACTCGCATCCGCATTCTGGGTCGAAAATCAAACTGGCGCCGACGCAGAGCGATCCGATCAATCTCAAGTTCGAGCCGCCGCTGCTGGGGGACAACTCGCCGCTGCTGGCGGCCCGCAGCAAGTCCAGCAGCGGCGGCCACCTGCCGCTGCCGGCGAACCCGAGTCCCGACTCCGCCATACATTCCGTCTACACGCACAGCTCGCCCTCGCAGTCGCCGCTGACGTCGCGCCACGCCCCCTACACGCCGTCGCTGAGCCGCAACAACAGCGACGCCTCGCACAGCAGctgctacagctacagctccGAGTTCAGTCCCACCCACTCGCCCATCCAGGCGCGGCACGCCCCGCCCGCCGGCAGCCTGTACGGCAACGGAGGGgtgcaccaccagcaccagcatcagcatcagcaccagcaccagcacagCGCACTCTACCGCCCGCTGAAGGTGGAGgcctcgtcctcgtcgtcgtccagCGGGCAGGAGGCACAGAACCTGAGCATGGACTCCAGCGTCTCCGGCGGTCTGGACGCCCCGTCGCCCTCGCCGGCGGGCATTTCGCGCCAGCAGCTGATCAACTCGCCCTGCCCCATCTGCGGCGACAAGATCAGCGGCTTCCACTACGGCATCTTCTCCTGCGAGTCCTGCAAGGGCTTCTTCAAGCGCACCGTGCAGAACCGTAAGAACTACGTGTGCGTGCGCGGCGGCCCCTGCCAGGTGAGCATCTCGACGCGCAAGAAGTGCCCGGCCTGCCGCTTTGAGAAGTGCCTGCAGAAGGGCATGAAGCTGGAGGCGATTCGCGAGGACCGGACGCGCGGCGGCCGCTCCACGTACCAGTGCTCCTACACGCTGCCCAACTCGCTGCTCAGTCCGCTGCTCAGTCCGGACCAAGcggccgccgctgccgccgcagCAGCGGTGGCTactcaacagcaacagcagcagcaacagcaacagcagcagcagcgactgCATCAGCTGAATGGCTTCGGAGGCGTTCCCATCCCCTGCTCGAGTTCCCTGCCGGCCAGCCCAAGTCTGGGGGGAGCTTCCATCAAGTCGGAGGAGGCAGCGGAGACGGGCAAGCATGGCCTGCGGACCGGAAGTGTGCCACCTTTGCTGCAG GAAATCATGGATGTTGAGCATCTCTGGCAGTACACCGATGCCGAGCTGGCACGCATCAACCAACCGCTGTCGGCATTCGCCTCCGGCAGCTCCTCatcgtcgtcctcgtccgcCGCATCCTCGGGCGCCCACGCACAGCCACAACTGACCAATCCACTACTGGCCAGCGCCGGCCTCTCGTCCAATGGCGAGAACGCCAACCCCGATCTAATCGCCCATCTGTGCAACGTGGCCGACCACCGCCTCTACAAGATTGTCAAATGGTGCAAGAGCTTGCCGCTCTTCAAGAACATTTCG ATCGATGACCAGATCTGCTTGCTCATCAACTCCTGGTGCGAACTGTTGCTCTTCTCCTGCTGTTTCCGATCGATTGACACTCCCGGCGAGATTAAAATGTCACAGGGCAGGAAGATAACCCTATCGCAGGCCAAGTCAAACGGCTTGCAG ACCTGCATTGAACGGATGCTCAATCTGACGGATCACCTGAGGCGATTACGCGTTGATCGCTACGAATATGTCGCCATGAAGGTGATTGTGCTGCTGCAGTCAG ATACGACGGAGTTGCAGGAGGCGGTCAAGGTGCGGGAGTGCCAGGAAAAGGCGCTGCAGAGCTTGCAGGCCTACACCCTGGCCCACTATCCCGACACGCCGTCGAAGTTTGGGGAACTACTGCTGCGTATTCCTGACCTGCAGCGAACGTGTCAA CTGGGCAAGGAGATGCTGACGATCAAGACTCGCGATGGGGCCGATTTCAATTTGCTAATGGAGCTCTTGCGCGGAGAGCATTGA